The Lutibacter sp. Hel_I_33_5 genome has a window encoding:
- a CDS encoding tetratricopeptide repeat protein, protein MNHLQNILLVILMLFSSINIHAQQDTLKLQREARTLLRNGNKLYNQQKFTDASVAYKKALGKNSKYDKASYNLGNALYQEKNYKEAVPQFELTTKTAKTKVEKSEAYHNIGNAMMEQKQYQPAVDAYKNALRNNPNDDETRYNLAVAQKLLEKEKQKNKDKKDDKNKDKNKDKKDDKNKDKKDNKDGKDKDKKDDQNKDKGDNKQDKNKNPDKKKDQKEKPKPKQGQMTPQQIKQLLENLNNEEKKTQKKMNLKKAKGKKVKQEKDW, encoded by the coding sequence ATGAACCATTTACAAAACATACTATTGGTTATTTTGATGCTATTTTCATCAATAAATATTCATGCACAACAAGACACATTAAAACTACAACGTGAAGCTAGAACTTTATTACGTAATGGTAATAAATTATACAATCAGCAAAAATTTACAGATGCTTCAGTTGCGTATAAAAAAGCCTTAGGTAAAAATAGTAAGTACGATAAAGCAAGCTATAATCTAGGGAATGCTTTGTATCAAGAAAAAAATTATAAGGAAGCTGTTCCGCAATTTGAATTAACCACAAAGACTGCAAAAACGAAAGTAGAAAAATCTGAAGCATATCATAATATCGGGAATGCTATGATGGAACAAAAGCAATATCAACCTGCTGTAGATGCCTATAAAAATGCGTTAAGAAACAATCCTAATGATGATGAAACTCGCTATAATTTGGCTGTTGCTCAGAAACTATTAGAAAAAGAAAAGCAAAAAAATAAGGACAAGAAAGACGATAAAAACAAAGACAAGAATAAAGATAAAAAGGACGACAAGAACAAGGATAAAAAAGATAATAAAGACGGAAAGGATAAGGACAAAAAAGACGATCAAAACAAAGATAAAGGAGACAATAAGCAGGATAAAAACAAAAATCCTGACAAGAAGAAAGATCAGAAAGAAAAACCTAAGCCAAAGCAAGGTCAAATGACACCTCAACAAATAAAACAATTGTTAGAGAATTTAAATAATGAGGAAAAGAAAACTCAGAAAAAAATGAATCTTAAAAAGGCAAAAGGTAAAAAAGTAAAACAAGAAAAAGACTGGTAA
- a CDS encoding BatD family protein — MKLRFYISLIITLLTFNLYAQEGTLVAKVSKNKLGLNQRLRVEFSINKQGSDNFTPPNFRDFKVVGGPNQSVSQSWVNGRASFSQSYTYIIQPKRKGELYIQSATVEIGGKTVKSTPVKVVVLDAVDLPKDPNDPNYIAQQNIHLVAEVSKSRPYVGEGIYVEYRLYVSQNINVYDFSTSEAPQYNGFWNQEIKRDGLSVKNGTYNGESYRYVVLQKALLVPTKSGKLTIDPMKMEILIGVPTGRADFFGNVITKNIRRDFASPKKTIIAKSLPLEGKPDNFNGAVGDFSFSVNLSKNALKANESSQIKVRVNGKGNLKLFEIPKITTPEELEVYQPERKEKTRVTSTGIRGEVYDLYTVVPQYKGKYKIPSTSFSYFNAKEKKYHTITTEDLFVNVLEGKELKSNSDVSSVVKQNVNTTGNNFRYIQTKTSFSTIKTDDFYNSKLFYILLLLPLIAIPIGIFIAKKNEARSNDIIGNKLRKAERLAKKYLADAQKQLGKKEAFYEALERALHNYLKAKLGVETSDISRDKISQILTDKNVENSTIDRFIDVLKDCDFARYTPITNVQMKEEYEKAKQIIMDLDKQL; from the coding sequence ATGAAATTACGTTTTTACATATCATTAATTATTACGCTACTTACGTTTAATTTATATGCGCAAGAAGGTACTTTGGTTGCTAAAGTGAGTAAAAATAAATTAGGGCTAAACCAACGTTTACGTGTAGAGTTTTCTATAAACAAACAAGGTTCAGATAATTTTACACCACCCAATTTTAGAGATTTTAAAGTAGTTGGTGGTCCAAATCAATCTGTAAGTCAGTCTTGGGTTAATGGACGAGCAAGTTTTTCGCAATCATATACATATATCATTCAACCAAAAAGAAAAGGAGAGCTTTATATTCAGTCTGCAACAGTAGAAATCGGTGGAAAAACGGTTAAATCTACTCCTGTAAAAGTAGTTGTTTTAGATGCTGTAGATCTTCCTAAAGATCCTAACGATCCAAATTATATTGCACAACAAAATATTCATTTAGTTGCAGAAGTTTCAAAATCTAGACCATATGTTGGTGAAGGAATTTATGTAGAATATAGATTATATGTTAGTCAAAATATTAATGTATATGATTTTAGTACATCCGAAGCACCGCAATACAATGGTTTTTGGAATCAAGAAATAAAAAGAGATGGGTTGTCTGTAAAAAACGGAACCTATAATGGTGAGAGTTATCGTTATGTCGTTTTACAAAAAGCCTTATTAGTACCAACAAAATCTGGAAAACTTACTATTGATCCGATGAAAATGGAAATCCTTATTGGTGTTCCAACGGGTAGAGCAGATTTTTTTGGAAATGTAATTACAAAAAATATTCGTCGAGATTTTGCATCGCCTAAAAAAACAATTATTGCTAAATCATTACCATTAGAAGGTAAACCAGATAATTTTAATGGTGCTGTTGGTGATTTCTCTTTTAGTGTAAACTTGAGTAAAAACGCTTTAAAAGCAAATGAATCTTCGCAAATAAAAGTACGTGTAAATGGAAAAGGAAACTTAAAATTATTTGAGATTCCTAAGATTACAACTCCAGAAGAATTAGAAGTGTATCAGCCAGAAAGAAAAGAAAAAACAAGAGTGACTTCTACCGGAATAAGAGGTGAAGTTTATGATTTGTATACGGTTGTTCCACAATATAAAGGAAAATATAAAATTCCAAGTACTTCTTTTTCTTACTTTAATGCAAAAGAAAAAAAATACCATACAATTACTACTGAAGATTTATTTGTAAATGTTTTAGAAGGAAAAGAATTAAAAAGTAATTCTGATGTAAGTTCAGTTGTAAAACAAAACGTAAATACTACAGGAAATAATTTTAGATACATACAAACTAAAACATCTTTTTCAACTATAAAAACAGACGATTTTTATAACTCTAAATTGTTTTATATTTTATTGTTACTCCCTTTAATTGCTATTCCAATAGGAATTTTTATCGCCAAGAAAAATGAAGCAAGAAGCAATGATATAATTGGTAATAAATTAAGAAAAGCAGAGCGTTTAGCTAAAAAATATTTAGCTGATGCTCAAAAACAATTAGGAAAAAAAGAAGCGTTTTATGAAGCTTTAGAACGTGCTTTGCACAATTATTTAAAAGCAAAATTAGGCGTTGAAACTTCTGATATTAGTAGAGATAAAATATCTCAAATTTTAACTGATAAGAATGTAGAAAATTCAACCATAGATCGATTTATTGATGTATTAAAAGATTGCGATTTTGCACGTTATACACCAATAACAAATGTGCAAATGAAGGAAGAGTACGAAAAAGCGAAACAGATAATCATGGATTTAGATAAACAACTATAA
- a CDS encoding tetratricopeptide repeat protein translates to MKKIFFLLFLLPSILLAQTANDLFTTANNLYKEGKYKEAIKVYQKIEKKDQVSSDVYYNLGNCYYKLNEVAATIYNYEKALSINPLHKDATNNLVFAKRLTLDRIEELPKSILQKFNENYLQKLTYNQWAIVVVVLSFLASILFLLFYFSEIPTKKRFYFISSILSFIMLFSSLLITINQYNLSTSKRHAIVFSKKIDVKNAPTLNGNDVFTIHEGTKIMVLDEVDNWKKVKLADGKIGWLIADEIKEL, encoded by the coding sequence ATGAAAAAAATATTCTTTTTATTGTTTTTACTTCCCAGCATATTGTTGGCACAAACCGCTAATGATTTATTTACAACCGCAAATAATTTATACAAAGAAGGAAAGTATAAAGAAGCCATAAAGGTTTATCAAAAGATAGAAAAAAAAGACCAAGTTTCTTCAGATGTATACTATAATTTAGGGAATTGTTATTATAAATTAAATGAAGTGGCAGCAACCATTTATAACTATGAAAAAGCCTTATCTATTAACCCGTTACATAAAGATGCAACCAATAACTTAGTCTTTGCAAAACGATTAACTTTAGACAGAATTGAAGAATTACCGAAGTCTATTTTACAAAAATTCAATGAGAATTATTTGCAAAAACTCACGTATAATCAATGGGCAATTGTAGTTGTGGTACTATCTTTTTTAGCTTCCATACTGTTTTTATTATTCTATTTTTCTGAAATCCCAACTAAAAAAAGGTTCTACTTTATAAGTAGTATTCTTAGTTTTATCATGTTGTTCTCTAGCTTGTTAATCACCATAAATCAATATAATTTAAGTACCTCTAAAAGGCATGCAATTGTTTTTTCTAAAAAGATAGATGTAAAAAATGCACCAACTTTAAACGGAAATGATGTCTTTACAATACATGAAGGAACAAAAATTATGGTTTTAGATGAAGTAGATAACTGGAAAAAAGTTAAATTAGCTGACGGTAAAATTGGCTGGCTAATTGCTGATGAAATCAAAGAACTATAA